Proteins from one Campylobacter concisus genomic window:
- the def gene encoding peptide deformylase produces MILEVLSYPNKKLYEVSKEVKIFDEELHKLLDDMYDTMIAKEGIGLAAIQVGVAKRIFIINLANDEGVQDKENLIEIINPKFELREGECIYQEGCLSVPGYYEDVKRNEVVAIKYQDRFGKEQSLKAHGLLAIAIQHENDHLDGHLFIEKIGFNKRKKFDKEYKKQKKEKVS; encoded by the coding sequence TTGATCTTAGAGGTTTTATCTTATCCAAATAAAAAGCTTTATGAAGTCTCAAAAGAGGTTAAAATTTTTGACGAGGAACTTCACAAACTACTTGATGATATGTATGATACGATGATTGCAAAAGAAGGCATCGGCCTTGCTGCTATTCAGGTAGGTGTTGCAAAAAGAATTTTTATTATAAATTTAGCCAATGATGAGGGCGTGCAAGATAAAGAAAATTTAATCGAAATCATAAATCCAAAGTTTGAACTACGTGAAGGAGAATGCATCTATCAAGAGGGTTGCCTTAGTGTGCCTGGATATTATGAAGATGTAAAAAGAAATGAGGTTGTGGCTATCAAATATCAAGACCGCTTTGGCAAAGAGCAAAGCTTAAAGGCTCATGGGCTTTTAGCTATCGCTATCCAGCATGAAAACGATCATTTAGATGGACATCTTTTTATAGAAAAAATCGGCTTTAATAAACGCAAAAAATTTGACAAGGAATACAAAAAGCAAAAAAAAGAAAAAGTTTCATGA
- the clpP gene encoding ATP-dependent Clp endopeptidase proteolytic subunit ClpP, whose amino-acid sequence MSYYVPVVVERTSRGERSYDIYSRLLKDRIVMLSGEIEDGMAASIVAQLLFLEAEDPDKDIYLYINSPGGVITSGFSIYDTMNYIKPDVCTICIGQAASMGAFLLSCGAPGKRYALPNSRIMIHQPLGGARGQATDIEIQAREILRMKEILNGILAKNTGQKLSKIVKDTERDFFMSSAEAKEYGLVDKILEKSFK is encoded by the coding sequence ATGAGCTATTACGTTCCTGTCGTAGTTGAAAGAACTAGTAGAGGTGAGCGAAGCTATGATATATACTCCCGTCTTTTAAAAGACAGGATCGTTATGCTAAGTGGTGAGATAGAGGACGGCATGGCCGCTTCTATTGTCGCCCAGCTTCTATTTTTAGAGGCTGAAGATCCAGATAAAGATATCTATCTATATATAAACTCACCAGGTGGCGTTATAACAAGTGGCTTTAGCATCTATGATACGATGAACTACATAAAGCCAGATGTTTGCACGATCTGTATCGGCCAAGCTGCTAGCATGGGTGCATTTTTGCTAAGCTGTGGCGCACCAGGTAAAAGATATGCGTTGCCAAATTCTCGCATCATGATACATCAACCACTTGGCGGCGCTAGAGGACAAGCGACTGATATCGAGATACAAGCTCGTGAAATTTTACGTATGAAAGAGATTTTAAACGGAATTTTGGCCAAAAATACAGGTCAAAAGCTAAGTAAGATCGTAAAAGATACTGAACGTGACTTTTTTATGAGTTCGGCCGAAGCCAAAGAGTACGGACTTGTTGATAAAATTTTGGAGAAAAGTTTTAAATAA
- a CDS encoding GGDEF domain-containing protein, whose product MIKIDNAPDPKKKVVEVKHVLEKEKVDIYRFSENVLHELSDDNVPSTPNNYSIYFEKMLDGQPDEFRKEIGDIIVANSEISVPTNGNISIEKEIKQGFIQIKSMLQAVVLIYKNLGIMRGLVQKRMDALKNNTNILVLQNVLSAFNHDLIKLNSLMDKHLDVIKVSYDEVAKMLKSIEEQSIYDTTYDVYNKKFLVATVQSEVEAVKRYGYNASFLLVRAKDRFTNRVKNLKERNNMYKAISQLLLRTSRRSDIVAHYGDGCFAMVMKYTDENGTKQAGSRILNMLSSIPWKIDGEECKLDIQVVSSMITKTRSAEELISYSLDQLILTQDDEQPIFLGE is encoded by the coding sequence GTGATAAAGATAGATAATGCACCAGACCCTAAGAAAAAAGTGGTTGAGGTAAAACATGTTCTAGAAAAAGAAAAGGTAGATATCTACAGATTTTCAGAAAATGTTTTGCATGAATTAAGCGACGATAATGTTCCATCTACGCCAAATAATTACTCTATTTATTTTGAGAAAATGCTTGATGGACAGCCTGATGAATTTAGAAAAGAGATCGGTGATATTATAGTCGCAAATTCTGAAATTTCAGTGCCTACAAATGGTAATATCTCTATTGAAAAAGAGATAAAGCAAGGATTTATCCAGATAAAAAGCATGCTTCAAGCCGTGGTGCTAATCTATAAAAATTTAGGCATCATGAGAGGCCTAGTGCAAAAGCGCATGGATGCACTCAAAAACAATACAAATATCCTAGTTCTTCAAAATGTTTTAAGCGCATTTAATCATGACCTAATAAAATTAAACAGCCTTATGGATAAGCATCTTGATGTCATTAAAGTAAGCTATGACGAAGTAGCCAAGATGCTTAAATCTATTGAAGAGCAGTCGATTTACGATACGACATATGACGTTTATAATAAAAAATTTCTAGTAGCCACAGTACAAAGTGAAGTAGAAGCCGTTAAAAGATATGGCTATAACGCATCGTTTTTATTAGTAAGAGCAAAAGATAGATTTACAAATCGTGTTAAAAATTTAAAAGAGCGAAACAATATGTATAAAGCTATATCACAGCTTCTTTTAAGAACTTCTAGAAGAAGCGATATAGTAGCTCATTACGGTGATGGCTGTTTTGCTATGGTTATGAAATATACTGATGAAAATGGCACAAAACAAGCCGGTAGCAGAATTTTAAATATGCTTTCATCTATACCTTGGAAGATAGATGGTGAAGAGTGTAAGCTTGATATCCAAGTGGTTTCAAGCATGATAACAAAAACAAGAAGTGCTGAAGAATTAATCTCTTACTCGTTAGATCAACTAATACTAACACAAGATGATGAGCAGCCTATATTTTTGGGTGAATAA